A genomic window from Streptomyces sp. MST-110588 includes:
- a CDS encoding acyl-CoA carboxylase epsilon subunit: MTTVIACPESAAPRLRFERGRPEADEVAAVTAVVLALLAQRADTGPVDLTDLTLTGCPRAAARKRGRHRTWTGGDASYRSPRSWQTPI, from the coding sequence ATGACCACCGTCATCGCCTGCCCCGAATCCGCCGCACCACGGCTGCGCTTCGAGCGGGGCCGTCCGGAGGCCGACGAGGTGGCCGCGGTCACAGCGGTCGTACTCGCGCTGCTGGCCCAGCGGGCCGACACCGGTCCCGTGGATCTCACCGACCTCACCCTGACCGGCTGCCCCCGAGCAGCGGCCCGCAAGCGCGGTCGCCACCGCACATGGACCGGCGGAGACGCCTCCTACCGGTCTCCCCGCTCCTGGCAGACCCCCATATAG
- a CDS encoding ABC transporter permease — MVADSWTVTRRDFAHWARQPGQLAVGLVFPVMMLVMFAYFLGGGMAVPGGGKYVEFLVPGMFALTMAFGLEATMTALTQDMNRGIIDRFRALPMATSAVLVGRSIADMLQSAAGLLVMVGAGLLMGWRSHHGPGAALAAVGLSLLFRFAMLWVGILVGLVAGRPEMVQAVQILIWPVTFLSSAFTSPDTMPDWLGAIARWNPLSSTAGAVRDLFGNPHWSDGSWATDNAVLLAVLWPLVLLAVFFPLAVARYGRLSR, encoded by the coding sequence ATGGTGGCCGACTCCTGGACCGTCACCCGGCGCGACTTCGCGCACTGGGCCCGGCAGCCCGGCCAGTTGGCGGTCGGGCTGGTCTTCCCCGTGATGATGCTGGTCATGTTCGCCTACTTCCTGGGCGGTGGCATGGCGGTGCCCGGTGGCGGGAAGTACGTCGAGTTCCTCGTGCCCGGAATGTTCGCGCTCACCATGGCCTTCGGACTGGAAGCCACCATGACGGCTCTCACCCAGGACATGAACCGCGGCATCATCGACCGCTTCCGTGCCCTGCCGATGGCGACCTCCGCCGTATTGGTCGGGCGCAGCATCGCCGACATGCTGCAGTCGGCGGCCGGCCTGCTGGTGATGGTCGGCGCCGGCCTGCTGATGGGCTGGCGGTCGCACCACGGTCCGGGTGCGGCACTCGCCGCGGTCGGCCTGTCGCTGCTGTTCCGCTTCGCGATGCTGTGGGTCGGCATCCTCGTCGGCCTGGTGGCGGGCAGACCGGAGATGGTGCAGGCCGTGCAGATCCTGATCTGGCCTGTGACCTTCCTCTCCAGCGCGTTCACCTCGCCGGACACCATGCCGGACTGGCTCGGGGCCATCGCCCGGTGGAACCCGCTGTCCTCCACCGCGGGAGCCGTACGTGATCTCTTCGGCAATCCGCACTGGAGCGACGGCTCCTGGGCCACCGACAACGCGGTCCTGCTCGCGGTCCTGTGGCCGCTGGTCCTGCTGGCGGTGTTCTTCCCCCTCGCCGTGGCCCGTTATGGACGGCTCAGCCGCTGA